From the Pseudarthrobacter sp. MM222 genome, one window contains:
- a CDS encoding sulfite oxidase: protein MSRHSSLTTRRPAERLAPHPGEPSHGPLTAEELQLAVRNHSMPLEALRNDLTPPGLHYLLNHFDIPFIDAEHWHLRIGGAVERAVELNLKALRRAPRISIPVTLECAGNGRSLLRPRPLSQPWRLEGVGTAVWTGVPLAYLLTQAGVQDDAVEVVFTGADAGIQGGIRQQFARSLPIGEALRPDVVLAYRMNGMELPPQHGYPLRLVVPGWYGMASVKWLSSIKVLTKPFDGFQQQVAYRYQHDADDPGTPVTWIRVRALMVPPGVPDFFTRGRVLPAGPVMLTGRAWSGHGAVERVEVGIDGKWAPAQLQHPAAPFAWCAWSIPWVADRGEHELSCRATDSSGARQPLEQVWNYQGMGNNAVQRIKVTVE, encoded by the coding sequence ATGTCCCGACACTCCTCCTTGACGACACGCCGGCCGGCCGAGAGGCTCGCGCCGCATCCCGGCGAACCGAGCCACGGGCCGCTGACGGCCGAGGAACTCCAGCTCGCCGTCCGGAATCACTCGATGCCCCTGGAAGCGCTGCGGAATGACCTTACCCCGCCCGGGCTGCACTACCTGCTGAACCACTTCGACATCCCGTTCATTGATGCCGAGCACTGGCATCTGCGGATCGGCGGGGCCGTGGAGCGTGCCGTGGAGCTGAACCTCAAAGCGCTCCGCCGGGCGCCGAGGATCAGCATCCCGGTGACACTCGAATGCGCCGGGAACGGTCGCTCCCTCCTGCGGCCCCGCCCACTGAGCCAGCCTTGGCGGCTCGAAGGCGTGGGCACGGCCGTCTGGACCGGCGTCCCGCTGGCGTATCTGTTGACCCAGGCCGGCGTGCAGGACGACGCCGTGGAGGTCGTGTTCACCGGTGCTGACGCCGGGATCCAGGGTGGGATCCGGCAGCAGTTCGCCCGGAGCCTCCCGATCGGCGAAGCGCTGCGGCCGGACGTCGTCCTGGCGTACCGGATGAACGGAATGGAACTGCCCCCGCAGCATGGCTACCCGCTCCGCCTGGTGGTGCCCGGCTGGTACGGCATGGCGAGCGTCAAGTGGCTGTCTTCGATCAAGGTGCTGACCAAGCCTTTCGACGGGTTCCAGCAGCAGGTGGCCTACCGCTACCAGCATGACGCGGACGATCCCGGCACCCCGGTCACCTGGATCCGGGTCCGCGCGCTGATGGTCCCGCCGGGGGTTCCGGACTTCTTCACCCGGGGCAGGGTCCTTCCCGCGGGCCCTGTGATGCTGACCGGCCGTGCCTGGTCCGGGCACGGCGCCGTGGAGCGCGTCGAAGTGGGGATCGACGGCAAGTGGGCACCGGCCCAGCTGCAGCATCCGGCGGCACCCTTTGCCTGGTGCGCCTGGTCCATACCGTGGGTGGCCGACCGGGGCGAACACGAGCTGTCCTGCCGCGCCACGGATTCCAGCGGCGCGAGGCAACCCCTGGAACAGGTGTGGAACTACCAGGGGATGGGCAACAACGCCGTGCAGCGGATCAAGGTGACTGTCGAGTAG
- a CDS encoding SDR family NAD(P)-dependent oxidoreductase, with protein sequence MLNNEAPGDGLLHGKVAVIYGAGGAIGGAVARAFAAEGAFVYLAGRTESRLQKVAQQILEDGGLAETAVVDALNEEQVEEFVARAARKSRRIDISFNVISFGDIQQPLMEIDVEDFTQPVTLATRTHFLTTRAAAAHMIKQRSGVVLMFGGSGPQTLPGLGGFKVALDAMEGLRRQWAIELGTYGIRVVTMVTGGIIETIPWQAEGREEILADIAKAAHLNRTATLADVGNVACFIASDKAGAITDATVNISAGAIVDY encoded by the coding sequence ATGCTGAACAACGAGGCGCCGGGTGACGGTCTGCTGCACGGCAAGGTTGCCGTGATCTATGGAGCGGGAGGCGCCATCGGCGGGGCCGTGGCCCGCGCCTTCGCGGCCGAGGGCGCTTTCGTTTACCTCGCCGGGCGCACGGAGTCGCGGCTGCAAAAAGTAGCCCAACAGATCCTCGAGGACGGCGGGCTCGCGGAGACCGCCGTCGTCGACGCCCTGAACGAGGAACAGGTGGAGGAGTTCGTGGCCCGGGCGGCCAGGAAGAGCAGGCGGATCGACATATCCTTCAACGTCATCTCCTTCGGCGACATCCAGCAGCCGCTCATGGAGATCGACGTGGAAGATTTCACCCAGCCGGTGACCCTCGCAACGCGGACCCACTTCCTCACCACCCGTGCCGCGGCCGCACACATGATCAAGCAGCGCTCCGGCGTCGTGCTGATGTTCGGCGGTTCCGGTCCGCAGACCCTGCCGGGCCTGGGCGGCTTCAAGGTTGCCCTCGACGCTATGGAGGGACTGCGGCGGCAGTGGGCCATTGAGCTGGGAACCTATGGCATCCGGGTAGTCACCATGGTGACCGGCGGCATCATCGAAACAATCCCCTGGCAGGCCGAAGGGCGCGAGGAGATCCTCGCCGACATTGCGAAGGCCGCCCACCTCAATCGAACGGCCACGCTGGCCGACGTCGGAAACGTGGCCTGCTTCATTGCCTCGGACAAAGCCGGGGCCATCACGGATGCCACGGTGAACATCTCCGCGGGCGCGATCGTCGACTACTGA
- a CDS encoding DUF4389 domain-containing protein has translation MRPGRIVLLVLGALSALLGLGLLAGAGVAGWANYQQRDNGYFTTPSGRFAADSYALTSPRLGAPAQDRFSDTAPVNVPGSIVIRGSAADPTRQIFIGIAPQAAVADYLADVKHSEVTDVRLSPFRAQYLAVPGSRTPPQPAGQGFWTASATGPGAQELKWDLQSGNWALVIMNADASTPVAVDLQAGVRSDVLWPIFVGLLIGGLLLLAVGVPLIVAGAAGLGRGLPSPAGSPPSPSTLPRRPGQGYGVQEPWTHSAGQPVAAARPGAPPYSVQPYAVRPYPVPPYPAPPDAHAAPPGAGGVVYPARLSGYPDPNLSRWLWLVKWLLAIPHFIILFFLWFALIVVTVAAWFAILFTARYPRSLFNFSVGVVRWHWRVSFYAYGALGTDRYPPFTLARTDYPADFDVDYPERLSRGLVLVKSWLLAIPQLLIVAVLTGTARTWTVRDGAWVQEGVSISLLGLLVFIAGVILLFTGQYWRGLFDLVLGLNRWIYRVITYVALMRDEYPPFRLDLGPMDPGDARRVPDAVPPAGPAAALRPEAQNPAAQNPEAPDTVDRPATGGPGEPDGAPQPGPAVPPRP, from the coding sequence ATGCGACCAGGCCGGATTGTCCTGCTCGTGCTGGGCGCGCTCAGCGCACTCCTCGGACTCGGATTGCTGGCAGGCGCCGGTGTCGCGGGGTGGGCCAATTACCAGCAGCGCGACAACGGGTACTTCACGACGCCGTCGGGGCGCTTCGCCGCGGACTCCTACGCCCTGACTTCCCCCCGCCTCGGAGCTCCGGCCCAGGACCGCTTCTCGGACACGGCACCGGTGAACGTGCCGGGCAGCATAGTCATCCGGGGCTCAGCCGCGGACCCCACCAGGCAGATCTTCATCGGCATCGCGCCCCAGGCCGCGGTGGCTGACTACCTCGCCGACGTCAAACACTCCGAGGTCACCGACGTCAGACTCTCACCCTTCCGGGCACAGTACCTTGCTGTCCCGGGCTCCAGAACCCCGCCGCAGCCGGCCGGACAGGGTTTCTGGACGGCCTCCGCCACGGGTCCCGGGGCCCAGGAACTGAAATGGGACCTTCAGTCCGGCAACTGGGCGCTCGTGATCATGAATGCCGACGCCAGCACGCCCGTTGCCGTGGATCTCCAAGCCGGGGTCCGTTCCGACGTGCTTTGGCCTATCTTTGTCGGCCTGCTCATCGGCGGACTACTGCTGCTGGCTGTTGGCGTGCCCCTGATAGTGGCCGGTGCCGCCGGGCTGGGGCGCGGCCTGCCGAGCCCGGCGGGGTCGCCGCCATCGCCGTCAACCCTCCCGAGGCGGCCCGGGCAGGGCTACGGAGTGCAGGAACCCTGGACACACAGCGCCGGACAACCAGTAGCTGCTGCCCGGCCAGGGGCCCCGCCGTACTCCGTCCAGCCGTATGCCGTCCGTCCGTATCCCGTCCCGCCGTATCCGGCCCCGCCGGATGCGCATGCCGCCCCGCCGGGCGCGGGCGGCGTGGTGTATCCGGCGCGGCTCAGTGGTTACCCGGATCCAAACTTGTCCCGCTGGCTGTGGCTGGTGAAGTGGCTGCTGGCAATCCCGCACTTCATCATCCTGTTCTTCCTCTGGTTCGCCCTCATCGTGGTCACGGTCGCGGCCTGGTTCGCGATCCTGTTCACGGCCCGCTACCCGCGCTCGCTGTTCAACTTCAGCGTCGGGGTGGTCCGCTGGCACTGGCGCGTGTCCTTCTATGCCTACGGTGCATTGGGCACGGACCGGTACCCGCCCTTCACTCTCGCCCGCACCGATTACCCTGCCGACTTCGACGTCGACTATCCCGAACGGCTGTCCCGGGGTCTGGTATTGGTCAAGTCCTGGCTGCTGGCCATTCCCCAGCTTCTCATCGTCGCCGTGCTGACGGGGACGGCACGGACGTGGACAGTGCGCGACGGCGCTTGGGTGCAGGAGGGCGTCAGCATCTCGCTGCTTGGTCTGCTGGTGTTTATCGCCGGGGTCATCCTGCTCTTCACCGGGCAATATTGGCGGGGCCTCTTTGACTTGGTGCTTGGGCTGAACCGCTGGATCTATCGGGTGATCACCTACGTGGCGCTGATGCGGGACGAATATCCGCCATTCCGCCTGGATCTGGGGCCAATGGATCCGGGCGACGCCCGGAGGGTTCCCGACGCCGTGCCTCCGGCCGGGCCCGCGGCGGCCCTCCGCCCGGAGGCTCAAAACCCGGCGGCTCAAAACCCGGAGGCTCCGGACACTGTGGATCGCCCAGCAACAGGTGGTCCTGGTGAACCGGACGGCGCCCCTCAGCCTGGGCCCGCCGTCCCGCCGCGTCCCTAG
- a CDS encoding amidohydrolase — protein MPETRAGTAASDLVLASVRFAGTTALRNVHLRGGLVSRIAPAGDAAGLPPGVPVLDLDGRYVIPGLWDEHVHMTQWALAAHRIDLSGAASAQSAADVVRSFAAQHADDGMPVVGVGFRDAVWGDVPTLELLDGATRGLPTALLSHDLHCVWLNSAASARYGVPVDATGLVREEPAFELTRMLGQLPDAVVDGWVREAAQTAAARGVVGVVDFEMTWNRPVWLRRIAGGFDSLRVDAGVYPQDLDRAVADGMRTGQLLDGGAGLLRVGPLKVLIDGALNTRTAYCVDPYPHGGRGLLTVSEGELLALLVRARDAGFVPAVHAIGDGANEVALNAFQAAAIGGRIEHAQFVRTEDLPRFGALGVTASVQPAHALDDRDAADSNWAGRTDRAFPLRSLLAAGATLALGSDAPVAPLEPWLAMSAATTRNGRDGRAPWHPEQALTRREALTASTRGRGTVRVGDPADLAVLDGDPFAVSEAAFAAMPVAATLVAGRFTHRGGL, from the coding sequence ATGCCCGAGACCCGTGCCGGTACTGCGGCTTCCGACCTCGTCCTCGCCAGCGTCCGGTTCGCCGGTACGACCGCGTTGCGCAACGTCCACCTCCGCGGCGGCCTGGTTTCCCGGATCGCTCCCGCCGGGGACGCCGCCGGCTTGCCCCCCGGCGTCCCCGTGCTGGACCTCGACGGGCGGTATGTCATCCCGGGGCTGTGGGATGAGCATGTCCACATGACCCAGTGGGCTCTCGCCGCCCACCGGATCGACCTGTCCGGTGCCGCCTCGGCGCAGTCGGCTGCCGACGTCGTCCGGTCCTTCGCGGCACAGCACGCCGACGACGGCATGCCGGTGGTGGGCGTGGGCTTCCGGGACGCTGTGTGGGGCGACGTTCCGACTCTGGAACTCCTGGACGGCGCTACCCGCGGGCTTCCGACGGCGCTGCTCAGCCACGACCTGCACTGTGTCTGGCTCAACAGCGCGGCGTCTGCACGCTACGGCGTGCCGGTGGACGCGACCGGACTGGTGCGTGAGGAGCCGGCCTTCGAGTTGACCCGCATGCTGGGCCAACTCCCCGATGCGGTGGTGGACGGCTGGGTGCGGGAGGCGGCCCAGACGGCGGCCGCGCGCGGCGTCGTGGGGGTGGTCGATTTTGAAATGACCTGGAACCGGCCGGTGTGGCTTCGGCGCATCGCCGGGGGCTTTGATTCCCTCCGCGTGGACGCCGGCGTCTACCCGCAGGACCTGGACCGCGCGGTCGCGGACGGCATGCGGACCGGGCAACTGCTCGACGGCGGGGCGGGCCTGCTGCGGGTGGGCCCGTTGAAGGTGCTCATCGATGGCGCGCTGAACACCCGGACGGCGTACTGCGTGGACCCGTACCCGCACGGCGGCCGCGGGTTGCTGACCGTGAGCGAAGGGGAGCTGCTGGCGTTGCTGGTCCGTGCCCGGGACGCCGGCTTCGTTCCGGCGGTCCATGCGATCGGCGACGGCGCCAACGAGGTGGCTTTGAACGCGTTCCAGGCCGCCGCAATCGGCGGGCGGATTGAGCATGCCCAGTTTGTCCGGACCGAGGACTTGCCACGCTTCGGAGCGCTGGGCGTGACCGCGAGCGTTCAGCCAGCGCATGCCCTTGACGACCGGGATGCGGCCGATTCGAACTGGGCCGGCCGCACGGACCGGGCTTTCCCCCTCCGGTCCCTTCTGGCCGCCGGTGCGACCCTGGCGCTCGGTTCCGATGCCCCCGTGGCACCACTTGAGCCCTGGCTTGCGATGTCCGCGGCCACCACCCGGAACGGCCGGGACGGCCGCGCGCCGTGGCACCCGGAGCAGGCCCTCACCCGGAGGGAAGCCCTGACGGCCTCGACCAGGGGACGGGGAACCGTCCGGGTGGGCGACCCGGCAGACCTTGCGGTGCTTGACGGCGACCCGTTTGCCGTTTCCGAGGCGGCTTTCGCGGCGATGCCGGTGGCGGCCACGCTGGTGGCGGGGCGGTTCACGCACCGCGGCGGCTTGTAA
- a CDS encoding serine hydrolase translates to MTRTVTRISSAAPDRRSLLKAMGIGATGIAGAPLLAACTSQGEPRGDPGQPSPQASLLPAPEPQVKPLLDQQKVDNALAKLDGIIQGAMESTGVPGIAAAVVYRDQAVYTKGFGVRESGKTETVDADTIFQLASVSKPLASTVAAGAVGRNAVQWTDPVISHSPDFALKDPFVTRNATVADLLSHQGGLRTGSGDLLEDLGFDQSYILSHLNQQPLDSFRSSYNYSNFGYTAGAKAVADAMKMSWEDLADEILFKPLDMTATSYRHADYEKAANRALIHVPAGNRTWVVKYTRDADAEAPAGGASSSVRDLARWLRLQLANGSYDGKQIIDADALGVTHVPHAVSGPPATPGARTRFYGLGWNVSYDDHARLQLGHSGAFNLGAATAVSMLPGEQLGIVVLTNGRPQGIPEAICAGFMDVAQNGAPTVDWLSFTAGAFQQIYEAEKPKVDYSKAPEKAQPAQSNTFYTGSYTNSYYGPLTVAEEGGALDLKMGPAGKTTTFRLAHFDGDTFSFNSIGENGNGLAGAIFSPGAGTAASVKLDFYDETGLGTFTRR, encoded by the coding sequence GTGACCCGGACCGTGACCAGGATCAGCTCCGCTGCGCCGGACCGCCGTTCGCTTCTCAAAGCGATGGGGATCGGTGCCACTGGAATCGCGGGCGCTCCGCTGCTGGCCGCCTGCACTTCCCAAGGCGAGCCCCGCGGCGATCCCGGCCAGCCGAGCCCGCAGGCGTCGCTGCTCCCGGCACCGGAACCGCAGGTCAAACCCTTGCTGGACCAGCAGAAGGTCGACAACGCCTTGGCCAAGCTCGACGGGATCATCCAGGGCGCCATGGAGAGCACCGGCGTTCCCGGGATCGCGGCGGCCGTGGTCTACCGGGACCAGGCGGTGTACACGAAGGGCTTCGGCGTACGGGAGTCCGGCAAGACGGAGACGGTCGACGCCGACACGATCTTCCAGCTCGCGTCCGTGTCCAAACCGCTTGCCTCGACGGTAGCCGCCGGGGCCGTGGGCCGAAACGCCGTCCAATGGACGGACCCGGTGATCAGCCACAGCCCGGACTTCGCCTTGAAAGACCCGTTCGTCACCCGGAATGCGACCGTCGCGGACCTGCTGTCGCACCAGGGCGGCCTGCGGACCGGCTCGGGCGACCTGCTCGAAGACCTCGGATTCGACCAGTCATACATCCTCAGCCACCTCAACCAGCAGCCGCTCGACTCGTTCCGGTCCAGCTACAACTACAGCAACTTCGGCTACACGGCGGGCGCCAAGGCGGTCGCCGACGCCATGAAGATGTCCTGGGAAGACCTGGCCGACGAGATACTTTTCAAGCCGCTCGATATGACCGCCACCAGCTACCGCCACGCGGACTACGAAAAGGCGGCGAACCGGGCACTCATCCATGTTCCTGCCGGGAACAGGACCTGGGTGGTCAAGTACACGCGCGACGCCGATGCGGAGGCCCCCGCCGGCGGCGCCAGCTCCTCCGTGCGGGATCTTGCCCGCTGGCTCCGGTTGCAGCTCGCCAACGGCAGCTACGACGGCAAGCAGATCATCGACGCGGACGCCCTAGGGGTCACACATGTCCCCCATGCTGTTTCGGGACCGCCCGCCACCCCGGGAGCCCGCACCCGGTTCTATGGCTTGGGATGGAACGTCTCCTATGACGATCACGCCCGCCTCCAGCTCGGGCACTCCGGAGCATTCAACCTCGGTGCCGCGACCGCCGTCTCCATGCTCCCGGGAGAGCAACTGGGGATCGTGGTCCTGACGAACGGCCGCCCGCAGGGCATTCCCGAGGCCATCTGCGCAGGATTCATGGACGTGGCGCAGAATGGAGCGCCCACCGTCGACTGGCTAAGCTTCACCGCCGGAGCATTCCAGCAGATCTACGAGGCGGAGAAACCGAAAGTCGACTACTCCAAGGCCCCGGAAAAGGCGCAGCCGGCGCAGAGCAACACGTTCTACACCGGCAGCTACACCAATTCCTACTATGGGCCGCTGACTGTCGCCGAGGAGGGCGGCGCTCTGGATCTGAAGATGGGTCCGGCCGGCAAGACCACAACATTCCGTCTTGCCCACTTTGACGGCGACACCTTCAGCTTTAACTCGATCGGAGAGAACGGCAATGGTCTGGCAGGGGCCATTTTCTCCCCAGGCGCGGGCACAGCCGCCAGCGTCAAACTCGACTTCTACGATGAGACCGGGCTGGGCACCTTCACCCGCCGTTGA
- a CDS encoding uracil-DNA glycosylase, translated as MTIDWDEKKTLLQEPNIAAVTQLCDELMEKKPGSVVPYIDPVHDEDECRIVSLHIAPGKGTESGFVSHFNDDEAARRATSIYEAVELDPRYVMPWNAYPWVRDPELPSALNVQEKTDGLRPFRQFLKINKRVSAVIAHGADAHAFLTLFEKTYHSSLKNRGVKIYKATALGGRAFAVSAVKQEELLSKNVEVYKDAMQRAGIQHL; from the coding sequence GTGACGATTGACTGGGACGAAAAGAAGACCCTGCTGCAGGAACCGAACATCGCGGCGGTAACGCAGCTTTGCGACGAACTCATGGAAAAGAAGCCGGGGTCGGTCGTCCCCTACATCGATCCAGTCCATGACGAGGACGAATGCCGGATCGTCAGCCTGCACATTGCCCCCGGCAAGGGCACCGAGTCCGGCTTCGTCTCCCACTTCAACGACGACGAAGCAGCGCGCCGCGCCACCTCCATCTACGAGGCGGTCGAACTGGACCCCCGTTACGTGATGCCGTGGAATGCCTACCCGTGGGTCCGGGACCCCGAGCTTCCCTCCGCGCTGAACGTCCAGGAGAAAACAGACGGCCTGCGGCCCTTCCGCCAGTTCCTGAAAATCAACAAGCGCGTTTCGGCCGTCATCGCCCACGGTGCCGACGCCCACGCCTTCCTGACGCTCTTTGAAAAGACCTACCACTCGTCACTGAAGAACCGCGGCGTCAAGATCTACAAGGCCACCGCCCTCGGCGGCCGCGCCTTTGCCGTCTCGGCGGTCAAGCAGGAAGAACTCCTGAGCAAGAACGTCGAAGTCTACAAGGACGCCATGCAGCGGGCAGGCATCCAGCACCTCTAG
- a CDS encoding ATP-binding protein: protein MTNWRIRDFHSADLDGILHLWESLKATDDVEPVYALSEVLASCEKDHAVVAVQGDQVVGAAVGRAAHDQGWIVFLATLPEYRGRGIGTSLLAAVENRMAPHGLNKLSALMPEAETRVEAFLGRGFVLKQNLRYFERKIPVQRQELEPLSLLGGRILARDLWENVAGMRNEKELLERRLVLPLAEADLADEYGVVPPRAVVLFGPPGTGKTTFAKAIASRLEWPFVEVFPSRLASDPKGLAGALRETFLEIAELEHAVVFIDEVEEIASQRSGEPPSPLQGVTNELLKIIPAFREQPGRLLVCATNFIRALDSAFLRHGRFDYVIPIGLPDRQAREAMWQRFIPATVVDDVDVELLVDRTEGFSPADIEYAARSASQRALEKAVYDDGGVASGGSVALREAVRKGPATQDYLDAIADTRTTVSEEVHEQFLEDIDALGRV, encoded by the coding sequence ATGACCAACTGGCGGATCAGGGATTTCCATTCAGCCGATCTGGACGGGATCCTGCATCTCTGGGAGTCCCTTAAGGCCACCGACGACGTCGAGCCGGTGTACGCGCTCTCCGAGGTGCTGGCCTCCTGCGAAAAGGATCACGCGGTCGTGGCGGTGCAGGGCGACCAGGTGGTGGGCGCCGCCGTCGGGCGCGCCGCGCACGATCAGGGCTGGATCGTCTTCCTGGCCACCCTGCCGGAATACCGCGGCCGCGGGATCGGAACCTCGCTGCTCGCCGCCGTCGAAAACCGGATGGCCCCGCACGGGCTGAACAAGCTCTCCGCGCTGATGCCCGAAGCCGAGACCCGGGTGGAGGCCTTCCTGGGCCGCGGCTTCGTCCTGAAGCAGAACCTGCGCTACTTCGAGCGGAAGATCCCGGTCCAGCGCCAGGAGCTCGAGCCCCTCAGCCTGCTGGGCGGCCGGATCCTCGCCCGTGACCTGTGGGAGAACGTGGCCGGCATGCGCAATGAGAAGGAACTGCTGGAGCGCCGTCTGGTCCTCCCCCTCGCCGAGGCCGATCTCGCCGACGAATACGGCGTGGTGCCGCCGCGCGCCGTCGTTCTTTTCGGCCCGCCGGGCACCGGCAAGACGACCTTTGCGAAGGCGATCGCGTCCCGGCTGGAGTGGCCGTTCGTGGAGGTCTTCCCCTCGCGGCTCGCGTCCGATCCGAAGGGGCTGGCCGGTGCGCTCCGTGAGACGTTCCTGGAGATCGCGGAGCTGGAGCACGCCGTCGTGTTCATCGACGAGGTGGAGGAGATCGCCTCCCAGCGTTCGGGCGAACCGCCGTCGCCGCTGCAGGGCGTCACCAACGAGCTGCTCAAGATCATCCCGGCGTTCCGCGAACAGCCCGGCCGCCTGCTGGTCTGCGCCACCAACTTCATCCGCGCCCTGGACTCCGCGTTCCTGCGCCACGGCCGCTTCGACTACGTCATCCCGATCGGCCTGCCGGACCGGCAGGCGCGCGAGGCCATGTGGCAGCGCTTCATCCCCGCCACCGTGGTGGACGACGTCGACGTCGAGCTGCTGGTGGACCGCACCGAGGGGTTCTCCCCCGCGGACATCGAGTACGCGGCGCGGAGCGCCTCCCAGCGGGCCCTGGAAAAGGCCGTCTACGACGACGGCGGCGTTGCCTCCGGGGGCAGTGTGGCTCTCCGGGAGGCGGTCCGGAAGGGTCCGGCCACCCAGGACTACCTCGACGCGATTGCGGATACCCGGACCACGGTCAGCGAGGAAGTCCACGAGCAGTTCCTCGAGGACATCGACGCCCTGGGCCGCGTGTAG
- a CDS encoding GAF domain-containing protein, whose product MRSGQGPLRRIIEESWQRSLRLQANPDMPPSSVLLDGEALEEYRRGHPLASIMPVINKLLIQPSSEQGLLVAVGDELGRLLWVDGDASLRRRAEGMLFVEGADWSEASVGTSAPGTALALGRSIQVSGPEHFNRAVHAWSCTAVPFRDPDTGAVIGVLDITGTEIAVAPHTLSLVEAAVAAAQAQLRVERLLLDAAKRDRLARRRKPASAARTGTVPGSPVRSLYRNSLQLLGRDHALLSVEGKTVSLSPRHSEMLALLSIHPDGLSGEELGSMLFGEVSAMTLRAEMVRLRKVLQQFNPAVVPESRPYRLTVDVLPDAGQVLSCLQRGAHRVALDIYRGPVLPRSEAPGVVTLRRRVSTLLREAVLTDGSADALLQYAELPEASDDIAVRMAALKLLPPRSPKRAAVVADLELLESELGTPPPG is encoded by the coding sequence ATCCGGTCCGGGCAGGGGCCGCTGCGCAGAATCATTGAAGAGTCCTGGCAGCGTTCGCTGCGACTGCAGGCTAACCCTGACATGCCGCCATCCTCGGTACTCCTCGATGGTGAGGCACTTGAGGAGTACCGCCGCGGCCATCCGCTGGCGTCAATCATGCCGGTGATCAACAAACTGCTGATCCAGCCCAGTTCCGAACAGGGGTTGCTGGTGGCGGTCGGGGATGAACTGGGCAGACTCCTGTGGGTCGACGGGGATGCTTCCCTGCGCCGGCGCGCCGAGGGCATGCTGTTCGTTGAGGGCGCGGACTGGTCCGAGGCCAGCGTGGGCACTAGCGCTCCTGGAACCGCCCTGGCACTGGGCCGCAGCATCCAGGTCTCCGGGCCCGAACATTTCAACCGGGCTGTTCACGCGTGGAGCTGCACAGCGGTGCCGTTCCGAGATCCCGACACCGGTGCCGTGATCGGCGTCCTGGATATCACCGGGACCGAGATAGCAGTCGCCCCGCATACCCTTTCCCTGGTAGAGGCTGCGGTTGCGGCCGCACAGGCGCAGCTGCGCGTGGAGCGTCTTCTGCTGGACGCCGCGAAGCGCGACCGGCTCGCCCGGCGGCGAAAACCTGCTTCCGCCGCCCGGACCGGAACGGTTCCCGGCAGCCCGGTCCGAAGCCTCTATCGGAACAGCCTGCAGCTGCTCGGCCGCGACCATGCGCTGCTCAGTGTCGAAGGAAAAACGGTATCGCTGTCCCCACGGCACAGTGAGATGCTGGCCCTCCTGAGCATCCATCCGGATGGTCTCAGTGGCGAAGAGCTGGGCAGCATGCTGTTCGGGGAAGTCTCAGCCATGACCCTCCGGGCGGAGATGGTCCGGTTGAGGAAAGTCCTGCAGCAGTTCAATCCTGCCGTCGTGCCGGAATCCCGGCCCTACAGACTCACGGTGGACGTGCTGCCGGACGCCGGACAGGTTCTCAGTTGCCTCCAGCGCGGGGCGCACAGGGTCGCCCTAGATATTTATCGCGGCCCGGTGTTGCCTCGCTCCGAGGCCCCCGGTGTGGTGACGCTGCGGAGGCGCGTCTCCACGCTCCTTCGGGAGGCGGTTCTGACGGACGGCAGCGCGGACGCCCTGCTCCAGTATGCGGAACTCCCCGAAGCGAGCGATGACATTGCCGTCCGCATGGCGGCGCTGAAGCTGCTGCCGCCCCGCTCACCCAAGAGGGCCGCGGTGGTGGCCGACCTGGAGCTCCTGGAATCCGAACTCGGAACACCCCCGCCCGGGTGA